The genomic DNA CTGCCCAGCAACGAGCTGCCGCTGCTGACGCCCATGAGCGAGGTGGCGGGGCGCATGGCCATCCAGGCCGGCGCCAAGTACCTGGAAAAGTACTACGGCGGCCGGGGGATGCTGCTGGGCGGGGTTCCCGGCGTGGCGCCCGCCAACGTGCTGATCATCGGCGGCGGGGTGGTGGGGATCAACGCGGCCAAGATGGCGGCGGGCTTCGGCGCGCGCGTCACCATCCTGGACCTGTCGCTGGAGCGGCTGCGCTACCTGAGCGACGTGATGCCGGCGAACGTGGAGATGATCTACAGCAACCGGCACAACCTGCTGGAGCGGCTGGAGCACGCCGATCTCGTCGTCGGTGCCGTGCTCCTCCCCGGCGCCAAGGCGCCCAAGCTGGTGAAGCGCGAGGACCTGAAGCTGATGAAGAAGGGCTCGGTGATCGTGGACGTGGCGGTGGACCAGGGCGGCTGCGTGGAAACGATCCGCCCGACCACGCACGAGAACCCGATCTACGAGATCGACGGCGTGATCCACTACGGCGTGGCCAACATGCCGGGGGGCGTGCCGCGCACCTCCACGCTGGCGCTGACCAACGCGACGTTCCCGTACGCCGCGCGCCTGGCCAGGCTGGGCTGGGAGCAGGCGTGCCGGCAGGACCACTCGCTGCTGCTGGGGCTGAACATCGTCGGCGGCAAGGTGGTGTACCCGGCCGTTGCCGAGGCCTTCGGGCTGCCCATCTCGCAGGTCGACGAGGTCCTGCGGACGAGCTGAACCGCGGGGGACAGGTTACAGGAGACAGGGGACAGGAACAGCCGCGGCATTCGCGCTGGCCTGTCCCCGCTCCGTTTCCATGGGTTGCACGCAAGCCCGACCGTTGCCGCGGCATCGGCCAGCCCGGACCTTCCTGCTGTCCCCTGTCCCCTGTCCCCTGTCCCCTGTCCCCTGTCCCCTGATGTTCGTCCGCTTTCGCCGCCTGCCGAGCAATCCCGACCTTCCGCTCCCCGCGCGAGCCACGCCCGGCTCG from Longimicrobium sp. includes the following:
- the ald gene encoding alanine dehydrogenase; the encoded protein is MIIGVPKEIKTNENRIALVPAGAEALVQAGHTVLVERGGGVGSGFEDEQYVAAGAQMLDVEDVWARAEMIMKVKEPIPVEYPRIRENQVLFTYFHFAADETLTRAIIDTKCVAIAYETVQLPSNELPLLTPMSEVAGRMAIQAGAKYLEKYYGGRGMLLGGVPGVAPANVLIIGGGVVGINAAKMAAGFGARVTILDLSLERLRYLSDVMPANVEMIYSNRHNLLERLEHADLVVGAVLLPGAKAPKLVKREDLKLMKKGSVIVDVAVDQGGCVETIRPTTHENPIYEIDGVIHYGVANMPGGVPRTSTLALTNATFPYAARLARLGWEQACRQDHSLLLGLNIVGGKVVYPAVAEAFGLPISQVDEVLRTS